A region of Sulfurimonas sp. DNA encodes the following proteins:
- a CDS encoding fumarate reductase iron-sulfur subunit — protein MSRTVTIKALKYNPNSVASKPHMVEYKLEETEGMTLFIALSKIRETMDPDLSFDFVCRAGICGSCGMMVNGTPQLACRTLTKDYDDGVLELFPMPAFKLLKDLSVDTGNWMNDMSKRVESWIHTNEDVDISKLEAPSDPKLAEEIFEIDRCIECGICVAACGTKLMRPDFVGAVGLNRVARFYADPHDNRTDEDYYELVGDDDGIFGCMSLLACEDNCPKHLPLQSKIAYMRRKLVALR, from the coding sequence ATGAGCAGAACAGTAACTATAAAAGCATTAAAATACAACCCTAACTCAGTAGCTTCTAAGCCTCACATGGTTGAATATAAGCTAGAAGAAACTGAAGGAATGACTCTATTTATCGCTCTGAGCAAAATCAGAGAAACAATGGATCCAGATTTATCTTTTGACTTTGTATGTCGTGCAGGTATCTGTGGTAGTTGTGGAATGATGGTAAACGGAACTCCTCAACTTGCTTGTCGTACTCTTACAAAAGATTATGATGATGGCGTTCTTGAGCTTTTTCCTATGCCAGCTTTTAAACTTCTAAAAGATTTATCTGTTGATACTGGTAACTGGATGAACGATATGAGTAAGCGTGTTGAGAGTTGGATTCATACAAATGAAGATGTTGATATTTCAAAACTTGAAGCTCCGTCTGATCCAAAACTTGCAGAAGAAATTTTCGAGATTGATCGTTGTATCGAATGTGGTATTTGTGTTGCTGCTTGTGGAACTAAACTAATGCGTCCTGATTTTGTTGGTGCTGTTGGATTAAATAGAGTTGCGAGATTCTATGCTGATCCGCATGATAACAGAACTGATGAGGATTACTATGAATTAGTTGGTGATGATGATGGTATATTTGGTTGTATGTCACTACTTGCTTGTGAAGACAACTGTCCTAAACACCTACCTTTACAAAGTAAAATAGCGTATATGCGTCGTAAACTAGTAGCACTTCGTTAA